From one Solanum stenotomum isolate F172 chromosome 12, ASM1918654v1, whole genome shotgun sequence genomic stretch:
- the LOC125849057 gene encoding uncharacterized protein At1g65710: protein MGSCLSKKNTSCSSSKSTSTSTVAVSNTNQEIVKNSTQVENKKEVEGESVKKEIFVIKHRKSHEVDRKTEEEKGMVKKGIEVVETVKNGISNSNGGLGLGKENGIVVSAPVRTSSCTKEEVDAILIQCGRLSRSSSTGKTGVLGSSGSTDTPQRSRKYSGSKRSFDFENDNGNEGMQENVVDCEDDGVVGNGVRRHRQRQRQPRTPNSSSQGRRRTPSRERDQAQQQQRSGSSRERGSSGGGGRRVSRSPGRRSDSPITTTTNGGNVASANANGNNGGRPGKMVSVPATVSSMVMDKSIDAGGTDNISAAAVKRIQVKRNAGGDGPRTAASPRARSPARVNAKVLNERDNNVHSNQNQQQPMSLSRSNSRKHEQSPYRRNPLSEIDTNVVLEQMPVPGLKVPSQKLNAETVSNGKVKEQQQHNVAMNVIVSGSESHKPQRSRSLRLSRDLDINPEALSNPPQSYTALLLEDIQNFHQKTNTTTPAFSLPPCVTKACSIVDAVADLNSTTSSNLSSAFSDDRRRNPTSEQFSQNDNASFDPLGKKKLGIKDPFMESEVAVSDDLMEPSIQKYVTFRRGTDMEEQESSGSNSVVGGQQNWLSPSSWEPNSADSTDCWPSSKSYSRDDNKSPLGFQRHAISEIGHDMEEGKRRVNVKRRESDNQQTGIGRGRVGLRGGISMPAST from the exons ATGGGGAGTTGTTTGAGTAAGAAGAAcacttcttgttcttcttctaaATCTACTTCTACTTCTACTGTTGCAGTTTCAAATACAAATCAAGAAATTGTTAAAAATAGTACCCAAGTGGAGAACAAGAAAGAGGTAGAAGGAGAAAGTGTGAAAAAAGAGATCTTTGTTATTAAACACAGGAAAAGCCATGAAGTGGATAGGAAGACTGAAGAAGAAAAGGGTATGGTTAAAAAGGGAATTGAAGTAGTTGAGACTGTGAAAAATGGTATTAGTAATAGCAATGGTGGGTTAGGGTTAGGCAAAGAGAATGGTATTGTTGTATCGGCTCCTGTGAGGACTTCAAGTTGTACTAAAGAAGAGGTTGATGCTATTTTGATACAATGTGGGAGGCTTAGCAGGAGTTCATCTACTGGAAAGACAGGGGTTTTGGGTTCTAGTGGATCTACTGATACTCCTCAAAGGAGTAGAAAGTACTCTGGTTCCAAGAGGAGTTTTGATTTTGAGAATGACAATGGTAATGAGGGGATGCAAGAAAATGTAGTGGATTGTGAGGATGATGGGGTTGTCGGGAATGGAGTTCGTCGCCATAGGCAACGCCAGCGTCAGCCTAGAACCCCTAATTCTTCTTCTCAGGGACGGAGGAGAACCCCGAGTAGGGAGAGAGACCAGGCGCAACAGCAGCAGCGGTCGGGGAGTAGTAGAGAAAGAGGCAGCAGTGGAGGAGGGGGTAGAAGGGTGAGCAGATCTCCTGGTAGAAGATCTGACTCACCAATTACTACTACCACAAATGGTGGTAATGTGGCTTCTGCTAATGCTAATGGAAATAATGGTGGTAGGCCAGGGAAGATGGTATCTGTACCTGCTACTGTTTCATCTATGGTGATGGATAAGAGCATTGATGCTGGTGGAACTGACAATATATCTGCTGCTGCTGTTAAGAGGATTCAAGTGAAGAGAAATGCAGGTGGCGACGGACCAAGAACTGCTGCATCTCCGCGTGCCCGGTCACCAGCAAGGGTGAATGCAAAGGTGTTGAATGAGAGAGATAACAATGTTCATTCCAACCAAAATCAACAGCAGCCCATGTCCCTTAGCCGTAGCAATTCAAGGAAACACGAGCAATCTCCCTACAGAAGAAATCCTCTCAGTGAGATTGACACCAATGTTGTCTTGGAGCAGATGCCCGTGCCAGGACTGAAGGTCCCTTCCCAG AAGTTGAATGCAGAAACTGTGAGCAATGGCAAAGTCAAGGAGCAGCAGCAGCATAATGTTGCAATGAATGTGATTGTTTCAGGATCCGAAAGCCATAAACCCCAGAGAAGCAGGTCTTTAAGGCTATCTAGAGACCTAGATATCAATCCTGAAGCTCTCTCAAATCCTCCTCAATCATATACTGCACTGTTGCTTGAGGACATCCAAAACTTCCATCAAAAGACTAATACCACCACCCCTGCATTTTCACTACCACCTTGTGTAACGAAAGCTTGCTCAATTGTTGATGCAGTTGCTGACCTGAACTCAACCACTAGCTCCAATCTGTCCAGTGCTTTCTCCGATGACAGGAGAAGAAACCCCACATCTGAGCAATTTAGTCAGAATGATAATGCTTCTTTCGATCCTCTAGGGAAGAAGAAGTTAGGGATCAAGGATCCCTTCATGGAGTCTGAAGTTGCTGTGAGTGATGACCTAATGGAGCCAAGCATACAGAAGTATGTAACTTTCAGAAGGGGAACTGATATGGAAGAACAAGAATCCTCAGGAAGCAACAGTGTTGTTGGTGGTCAGCAAAATTGGCTTTCCCCTTCCTCATGGGAACCAAATTCGGCTGATTCAACTGACTGTTGGCCTTCTTCAAAATCCTACAGTAGAGATGATAACAAGAGTCCTCTAGGCTTTCAAAGGCATGCAATATCTGAGATTGGCCATGACatggaagaaggaaaaagaagagtGAATGTGAAGAGGAGGGAATCTGACAACCAGCAAACAGGAATAGGCCGTGGCAGGGTTGGACTTAGAGGAGGGATTTCTATGCCTGCTTCTACTTAA
- the LOC125849241 gene encoding NDR1/HIN1-like protein 6: MAEQQRIHPVPEPEHELPVQKPSVPLVPKGSFSSEKGDPEKQQQQQEPPFRRTIPYYPPLKPPKRRCCSCKRCLCCTCCLLLLIIIIIAALSAAFYFVFQPKIPKYSVDSMRITQFNFNNDMSLLYATFNVNITARNPNKKIGIYYESGSQLSVWYTGVQLCEGSLPIFYQGHQNTTLLSLDLSGQTQNVTGLLQALQVDQQRGSIPLNLRAKVPVKLKIGKLKLMKWNFLVKCKLDVDSLSANNAIRIRNSDCQFGFRL; encoded by the coding sequence ATGGCAGAGCAACAAAGAATTCATCCAGTACCTGAACCAGAACATGAACTTCCAGTACAAAAACCCTCTGTCCCTTTAGTGCCAAAGGGTTCTTTCAGTTCAGAAAAAGGTGATCCTGAgaagcagcagcagcagcaagaACCACCTTTTAGAAGAACAATCCCATATTATCCACCATTGAAACCACCAAAGAGAAGATGTTGTTCTTGCAAAAGATGTCTATGTTGCACATGTTGTCTGTTGTTGctcatcatcataatcattgCTGCTTTATCTGCTGCTTTTTACTTTGTCTTCCAGCCAAAAATACCAAAGTACTCTGTTGACAGTATGAGAATCACACAGTTCAATTTCAATAATGACATGAGCTTATTATATGCTACTTTTAATGTTAACATCACTGCAAGAAACCCCAACAAGAAAATTGGGATTTACTATGAAAGTGGTAGCCAATTGAGTGTTTGGTATACTGGTGTTCAGCTTTGTGAAGGGTCATTGCCAATATTTTATCAGGGTCATCAGAATACTACTTTACTTAGTTTGGATTTATCAGGACAAACACAGAATGTTACTGGATTGTTGCAGGCACTGCAGGTGGATCAACAGAGGGGAAGTATTCCATTGAATCTCAGGGCAAAAGTTCCAGTGAAGCTCAAGATTGGGAAATTGAAGCTTATGAAGTGGAACTTTTTGGTTAAGTGTAAGCTGGATGTGGATAGTTTGTCTGCAAATAATGCTATCAGGATTAGGAATAGTGATTGCCAGTTTGGTTTTAGGTTATAG
- the LOC125848815 gene encoding gamma-tubulin complex component 2, with product MVAQLEHQFRLGKLSIQGLWFYCQPMMGSMQALSMVVKKAAASNCVGSAVLNLLQSQAKAMAGDHVVRSLLEKMSQSASTAYLGILERWVYEGVIDDPYGEFFIAENKSLQKESLTQDYDAKYWQQRYSLKDEIPSFLANAAETILITGKYLNVMRECGHSIQIPVAEKSKLTSAGSNHHYLECIKSAYDFASGELLNLVKNKYDLMGKLQSIKHYLLLDQGDFLVHFMDTAKEELMKKPDEISVEKLQSLLDLALRSTAAGADPCHEDLLCCVERTTLLKRLSTLKDLEISRSAPDSNDLEEPLSITGLETFSLNYKVRWPLSLVISRKALTKYQLIFRFLFHCKHVDRQLSGAWQVHQGLRKLDMQGTTVSVSSLLCRNMLKFINSLLHYLTFEVLEPNWHVMLSRLQTAKSIDEVIQYHDFFLDKCLRECVLLSPALLKKVERLKLICLQYAAAMQRLITSSLDTTDNDTLSNDSPSKEKYKNLKLRTPYQMLRLAPENVTVLESVLKFEKEFSFELHSLGPILSSGSRAEPYLTHLAQWILGVGKDQ from the exons ATGGTGGCACAGCTTGAACATCAATTTCGCTTAGGAAAACTTTCCATACAAGGATTATGGTTTTACTGCCAG CCAATGATGGGTTCAATGCAAGCACTGTCTATGGTGGTGAAAAAGGCTGCAGCCAGTAACTGTGTTGGTTCTGCAGTCCTTAACCTCTTGCAAAGCCAG GCAAAGGCAATGGCTGGTGATCACGTAGTGAGGTCTTTGCTGGAAAAGATGTCACAATCAGCAAGCACTGCGTATCTTGGAATATTAGAGAG GTGGGTGTATGAAGGAGTGATTGATGATCCTTATGGTGAATTCTTTATTGCTGAGAACAAGTCTCTTCAGAAG GAGAGTCTTACTCAAGATTATGATGCCAAGTACTGGCAACAACGTTACAGCCTGAAAGATGAAATTCCTAGCTTCCTTGCAAATGCAGCGGAAACAATTTTGATCACTGGAAAATATTTAAATGTCATGAGAGAGTGTGGACATAGCATTCAG ATCCCTGTGGCAGAAAAGTCAAAGTTGACAAGTGCAGGCTCAAATCATCACTATTTGGAGTGCATCAAGTCTGCTTATGATTTTGCCAGTGGCGAACTATTAAATCTTGTTAAAAACAAG TATGATCTCATGGGTAAACTGCAATCTATTAAGCACTATCTTCTTCTTGATCAG GGTGATTTCTTAGTGCACTTCATGGATACAGCTAAAGAGGAGCTCATGAAGAAGCCTGATGAGATCTCTGTGGAGAAGCTACAG TCTCTTCTAGACCTTGCTTTGCGATCTACTGCAGCTGGTGCAGATCCTTGCCATGAGGACTTATTATGTTGTGTG GAGAGGACTACTTTATTGAAAAGATTGAGTACATTGAAAGATCTTGAAATCAGCCGGTCTGCTCCAGATAGCAATGATTTAGAGGAGCCACTGAGCATTACTGGCTTGGAAACTTTTTCTTTGAATTACAAG GTTAGATGGCCCTTATCTCTTGTAATATCACGGAAAGCCTTGACAAAATATCAGTTGATTTTCAGATTTCTATTTCACTGTAAGCATGTTGATAGGCAACTCTCTGGGGCATGGCAAGTACATCAG GGTCTCCGCAAGCTTGACATGCAAGGAACTACAGTTTCTGTATCATCTTTGTTATGTCGCAATATGCTGAAGTTCATAAATAGTCTCCTACACTATTTGACATTTGAG GTGCTTGAACCTAACTGGCATGTAATGCTCAGTAGACTTCAAACAGCGAAAAGCATTGACGAG GTTATCCAATACCATGACTTTTTTCTTGATAAGTGCTTGAGGGAATGTGTGCTTCTATCACCAGCCCTTCTTAAG AAAGTGGAGAGGTTGAAATTGATTTGTCTGCAATATGCAGCTGCAATGCAACGGCTGATTACCTCCTCGTTGGATACTACTGACAATGACACATTGTCTAATGATTCTCCcagtaaagaaaaatataagaacTTGAAACTAAGGACCCCATATCAGATGCTGAGGCTAGCTCCTGAAAACGTCACAGTATTAGAATCCGTTCT GAAATTTGAGAAGGAATTTTCGTTTGAGCTTCATAGCCTGGGACCGATATTAAGCAGTGGCTCTCGAGCAGAACCATACTTGACTCATCTTGCACAGTGGATCCTTGGTGTGGGAAAAGACCAGTAA